In a genomic window of Occallatibacter riparius:
- a CDS encoding ADOP family duplicated permease — translation MFHLATDVRYGLRKFLRAPLLISAAVITLALGIGANAAIFSLVDGIWMRPLAIADPGHLVAIQSLKAGATTDSERTDTASSFAEFDDIRAQTPAFADVAAVADRGLVLETNDGIQLLLARVVSDNYFAFMGVKPELGRLPSESEWKNSTTPLLVFSHGAWQRVLGGDKNIIGQTIRLKGAQAVAVAVMPAGFRGTDRMMDPQVYVAQSSWLALHPGERNRPRGDREYNVYARLRPGVTLVQARGQLQAASANLAAAYPQTNQGRTFSADWNSNVSDTFMRTVSLLLLGIAGAVLLIACTNVANLLMALNDSRRREIAMRVALGATRGQLLRQLVTEYALLALAGLGGALLIARQVIAIVPALLPTMGFPLGFDFRIDDRVIFFSAVVALVALLAFGLTPALSSTRLDPLAALRAQMAPQGRFRIPARKIFVVAQIAISMGLLIATGLLIKALIHVQTMDMGFNSAQNAVLLDIAVPEDSPRYHQMLDEIATRARALPGVTNASVARVVPFPDNGGGATQVVLKPGEVASPTAGTSVWYNLIDNEYFRTMQVPLLRGRNFGSEDGAKTTRVAILNQTLAKQLFGTEDVVGKHFRLGRRQPVDVEVVGLAKNGVYGDLNEAPQPFLYLPSIQYEWTDMMLIATTSGDANALLPAARKMIRDVSQDIIVLEPQTMTDHMQVATYSNRMAAWLTTSLGGLALLLTGIGLYGVTAYAVSRRTREIGIRMALGAMRGSVFASVVRDGLVLTAVGAAIGVGLALLLGRGLSSFAFGVKPMDPEILAVAAAIVAATSLAALVSPARRALKVDPVRALRDE, via the coding sequence ATGTTTCATCTTGCCACCGATGTGCGATATGGTCTGCGTAAGTTTCTGCGGGCGCCTCTTCTCATCTCCGCCGCCGTGATAACGCTGGCGCTGGGGATTGGGGCGAATGCGGCGATCTTCAGCCTGGTGGATGGGATCTGGATGCGGCCGCTGGCGATTGCCGATCCCGGACACCTGGTGGCTATTCAGAGCCTGAAAGCGGGAGCGACAACGGATTCGGAGCGGACCGATACCGCATCGTCGTTTGCGGAGTTCGATGATATTCGCGCGCAGACGCCGGCGTTTGCGGATGTGGCGGCGGTGGCTGATCGCGGGCTGGTGCTCGAGACGAACGACGGAATCCAACTGCTGTTGGCGCGGGTGGTCAGCGACAACTACTTCGCGTTCATGGGCGTGAAGCCGGAGCTGGGGCGGTTGCCGTCGGAGAGTGAGTGGAAGAACTCGACGACGCCACTGCTGGTGTTCAGCCATGGCGCGTGGCAGAGGGTGCTCGGTGGCGACAAGAACATCATCGGGCAGACGATCCGGCTGAAGGGAGCGCAGGCAGTTGCGGTGGCCGTGATGCCGGCGGGGTTCCGCGGGACAGACCGGATGATGGATCCGCAGGTGTATGTTGCGCAGTCGAGCTGGCTGGCGCTGCACCCGGGCGAGCGCAACCGGCCTCGTGGAGATCGCGAGTACAACGTATATGCGCGGCTGCGGCCCGGGGTGACGCTGGTGCAGGCGAGAGGGCAGTTGCAGGCGGCGAGCGCGAACCTCGCAGCGGCGTATCCGCAGACGAACCAGGGACGGACGTTTTCGGCGGACTGGAATTCGAACGTCAGCGACACGTTCATGCGGACGGTAAGCCTGTTGCTGCTGGGGATCGCGGGAGCGGTGCTGCTGATTGCTTGCACCAACGTGGCGAATCTGCTGATGGCGCTGAATGATTCGCGGCGGCGTGAGATTGCGATGCGAGTGGCGCTGGGGGCGACGCGCGGACAGCTTCTGCGGCAGCTTGTGACGGAGTATGCGCTGCTGGCGCTGGCGGGGCTGGGCGGCGCTTTGTTGATTGCAAGGCAGGTGATTGCGATTGTTCCGGCGCTGCTGCCAACGATGGGTTTTCCGTTGGGCTTCGATTTTCGCATTGATGACCGCGTGATCTTCTTTTCGGCTGTGGTGGCGCTTGTGGCGCTGCTGGCGTTCGGTTTGACCCCGGCGTTGTCTTCTACGCGGCTAGACCCGCTGGCGGCGCTGCGGGCGCAGATGGCTCCGCAGGGGCGATTCAGGATTCCGGCGCGGAAGATTTTCGTGGTGGCGCAGATTGCGATTTCAATGGGGCTGCTGATCGCGACGGGGCTGCTGATCAAGGCGCTGATCCATGTGCAGACGATGGACATGGGCTTCAACAGCGCGCAGAACGCGGTGCTGCTCGACATTGCGGTGCCGGAGGATTCTCCGCGCTACCACCAGATGCTGGACGAGATTGCGACGCGGGCGAGGGCGTTGCCGGGCGTGACGAATGCGAGTGTGGCGCGCGTGGTTCCGTTTCCCGATAACGGCGGCGGAGCGACGCAGGTGGTGCTGAAGCCGGGCGAGGTTGCGTCGCCGACCGCCGGCACGAGTGTCTGGTACAACCTGATCGACAACGAGTACTTCCGCACGATGCAGGTGCCGCTGCTGCGAGGGCGGAACTTCGGGAGCGAGGACGGTGCGAAGACGACGCGTGTTGCGATCCTGAACCAGACGCTGGCGAAGCAGTTGTTCGGGACTGAGGACGTGGTGGGCAAACATTTCCGGTTGGGGCGCAGGCAGCCGGTGGATGTGGAGGTTGTGGGACTGGCGAAGAACGGCGTGTATGGCGATTTGAACGAGGCGCCGCAGCCGTTTCTGTACCTGCCGTCGATTCAGTATGAGTGGACTGACATGATGCTCATCGCTACGACGTCGGGCGATGCAAATGCGCTGTTGCCCGCGGCACGCAAGATGATTCGCGATGTGAGTCAAGACATTATTGTGCTGGAGCCGCAGACGATGACCGATCACATGCAGGTGGCGACGTATTCGAACCGCATGGCGGCGTGGCTGACGACGTCGCTGGGCGGGCTCGCGCTGCTGCTTACCGGGATCGGGCTCTATGGAGTGACGGCTTACGCTGTGTCGCGGCGGACGCGGGAGATCGGGATTCGCATGGCGCTGGGAGCGATGCGGGGATCAGTTTTTGCCTCGGTTGTGCGCGACGGTTTGGTGCTTACAGCCGTGGGAGCTGCGATCGGCGTAGGACTGGCGCTGTTGTTGGGGCGCGGGCTGAGCAGCTTCGCGTTTGGCGTGAAGCCGATGGATCCGGAGATTTTGGCGGTGGCGGCGGCGATCGTTGCAGCTACTTCGCTGGCGGCGCTGGTGTCGCCGGCGCGAAGGGCGCTGAAGGTGGATCCGGTGCGCGCGCTGAGAGACGAGTAA
- a CDS encoding winged helix-turn-helix domain-containing protein, translated as MSDGSIQRRYRFGTFEADAATGELRRRGIRVRLNAQPFQLLVMLLERPGELVTREEIAGALWPDGTFVDFEHGVNSTMNRIRDALGDSAANPRFVETLARRGYRFIAPVERAEANAADGNGAAEAGPASAAAELEPAPGGILPTPHDLPKASRPLVNALFLLFQLMYLGFYVGALANLAEIQDLLAPLPRAGLVYHLLIVTAAILIPARAFLLCAVLFHAPGFKRRFLRMWIFLLVFDVMWSLAPFLLLHHINFGLALACTALLVYSPFVQRSLVLMGAGGAAPAAES; from the coding sequence ATGTCAGACGGTTCGATTCAACGGCGATATCGGTTCGGCACGTTCGAGGCTGATGCGGCTACGGGTGAGCTGCGCCGTCGAGGAATTCGGGTCAGGCTCAACGCGCAGCCGTTTCAGCTGCTCGTGATGCTGCTGGAGCGACCGGGTGAGCTGGTGACGCGCGAGGAGATTGCAGGAGCGCTTTGGCCCGATGGGACCTTTGTGGACTTTGAGCATGGGGTCAATTCCACGATGAACCGGATTCGTGATGCGCTGGGGGATTCGGCGGCCAATCCGCGGTTTGTGGAGACGCTGGCGCGGCGCGGGTACCGGTTTATCGCTCCGGTGGAGCGGGCGGAGGCGAACGCGGCAGACGGAAACGGCGCGGCGGAGGCTGGTCCGGCGTCGGCGGCCGCTGAGTTGGAACCGGCGCCGGGCGGGATTCTGCCTACGCCGCACGATCTGCCGAAGGCGTCGCGGCCGCTGGTGAACGCGCTGTTCCTTCTGTTTCAGTTGATGTACCTGGGTTTCTATGTGGGCGCGCTGGCGAACCTGGCGGAGATTCAGGATTTGCTGGCGCCTCTGCCGCGCGCCGGCCTGGTCTATCATCTGCTGATTGTGACGGCGGCGATTCTGATCCCGGCGCGGGCGTTCCTGCTGTGTGCTGTGCTGTTTCATGCTCCTGGGTTCAAGAGAAGATTCCTCCGGATGTGGATTTTCCTGCTGGTGTTCGATGTGATGTGGTCGCTCGCGCCGTTTCTGCTGCTGCACCATATCAACTTCGGGTTGGCGCTGGCGTGCACAGCGCTGCTGGTTTATTCGCCGTTTGTGCAGCGGTCTCTGGTGCTGATGGGAGCAGGAGGCGCGGCGCCGGCGGCGGAGAGCTGA
- a CDS encoding M20/M25/M40 family metallo-hydrolase — translation MTFAQNATSGQQSYLDRLNARINGGPGAWTPEQITRMQQIRDAAMRDPYALNELRHLTDNIGPRLAGSPQAEQAVQWVAAEMRSLGAEVTLEKAMVPHWVRGVETGELMAWPGQAAGTTQKVVLTALGGSVATPADGLTAEVIVVPDFAALKALPAGAAKGKILLFNHPFDKELAAVGNGGAAYGGAVTYRGAGPIAAGAVGAVAVLVRSAGGADYRLPHTGMTMYAPDVTKIPAAAVTAEDAEMLANLAAQGPVKMHLKLTPQTLQDAQSYNVIADWKGSEHPEQVVIVSGHLDSWDLGTGAIDDGAGIAVSMQAIHVLKELGIRPKRTVRFVAWMCEEQGSQGAEQYVKDYKDQIANHIGAIESDLGADHPTGISYEGKPELGKFLRPVAQVLDGIGAPLLESGGSGEDLAGLAEKGVPSFAPIQDSRFYFNYHHTAADTFDKVDPKHLNENAAIMAVLAYALADSGAGAPR, via the coding sequence ATGACATTTGCCCAGAACGCAACTTCAGGTCAACAAAGCTATCTGGATCGGCTGAACGCGCGGATCAACGGCGGACCAGGCGCATGGACGCCTGAACAGATTACGCGGATGCAGCAGATTCGCGATGCCGCGATGCGCGACCCGTACGCGCTGAATGAGCTGCGGCACCTGACGGACAATATCGGGCCGCGGCTGGCGGGGTCGCCGCAGGCTGAGCAGGCCGTGCAGTGGGTAGCGGCGGAGATGCGTTCGCTGGGTGCGGAGGTGACGCTCGAGAAGGCGATGGTTCCGCATTGGGTGCGGGGCGTGGAAACAGGCGAGCTGATGGCGTGGCCGGGGCAGGCGGCGGGAACGACGCAGAAGGTGGTGCTGACGGCTCTGGGCGGGTCGGTGGCTACTCCGGCGGATGGGCTGACGGCTGAGGTGATTGTGGTGCCGGACTTCGCGGCGCTGAAGGCGCTGCCGGCGGGGGCGGCGAAGGGGAAGATTCTGCTGTTCAACCATCCGTTCGACAAGGAACTGGCGGCGGTGGGGAATGGTGGCGCGGCGTACGGCGGCGCGGTGACGTATCGCGGAGCCGGGCCGATTGCTGCGGGAGCGGTTGGGGCGGTGGCGGTGCTGGTGCGGTCGGCGGGCGGGGCAGACTACCGGCTCCCGCACACGGGGATGACGATGTATGCCCCGGATGTGACGAAGATTCCGGCGGCGGCGGTGACGGCGGAGGATGCCGAGATGCTGGCGAACCTGGCGGCGCAGGGGCCGGTGAAGATGCATTTGAAACTGACTCCGCAGACGCTGCAGGATGCGCAGAGCTATAACGTGATCGCGGACTGGAAGGGCAGCGAGCACCCGGAGCAGGTGGTGATCGTGTCGGGGCACCTGGACTCGTGGGATCTGGGGACGGGTGCGATTGATGATGGCGCGGGGATCGCGGTGTCGATGCAGGCGATTCACGTGTTGAAGGAGCTGGGGATCCGGCCGAAGCGCACTGTGCGGTTTGTGGCGTGGATGTGCGAAGAGCAGGGGTCGCAGGGCGCCGAGCAGTATGTGAAGGATTACAAGGATCAGATCGCGAACCATATCGGGGCGATTGAGAGCGATCTCGGCGCGGATCATCCGACCGGCATTTCATATGAGGGCAAGCCGGAGCTGGGGAAGTTTCTGCGGCCGGTGGCGCAGGTGCTGGACGGGATCGGCGCGCCGCTGCTGGAGAGCGGCGGGTCGGGCGAGGACCTTGCGGGATTGGCGGAGAAGGGCGTACCGAGCTTCGCGCCGATCCAGGACAGCCGGTTTTATTTCAACTATCACCACACGGCGGCGGATACGTTCGACAAGGTGGATCCGAAGCATTTGAATGAGAATGCGGCGATTATGGCGGTGCTGGCTTATGCGCTGGCGGATAGTGGGGCGGGGGCGCCGCGGTAA
- a CDS encoding M48 family metalloprotease — MRFARNRTLIGTLAFSMVVLLAGAQAGGPVLPDPGNPHMSKDQQQQLGLQAAGQVYQQMPVLPDSSPETQYIRKLGMRLVAQIPPDRSWPFEFHVVAQKEINAFALPGGQMFVNIGTIEAAANEAQLAGVMGHEMSHVYMQHSAKQQYKAEWTEGLAGLAGAVLGSRGGMVGQLGQMGTQYGAGLMMLKYSRTDEAQADAVGAMILYKAGYDPRQLAEFFRMLEAQGGAPPQFLSDHPSPGNRLDAIKKEVAAWPPHKYLGDSPDFAQVRQHAKGVKSYNAQEIEAGAKNKQWESFNKSHGAVFNGPQPVNGTAQGTEQAQGSQGAPSQQSPVNAQRGTIAWSQVAPSDRYQMVDLGPIHIAHPENWNVIAPKKQGQSITIAPAAAVAGDGVGYGVVINGAAPKQQGMSIDALTDELVNTFQSGQAGMKKIGSTRTVQVAGVTGRSVQMQSPSPIPDANGKPQNERDQLVTVPQPDGSVIFLVFVAPESQFEQLHSAFNKILSSVSIDKD, encoded by the coding sequence ATGAGATTTGCGCGGAACCGGACCCTGATTGGAACTTTGGCGTTTTCCATGGTTGTTCTGCTCGCTGGGGCGCAGGCGGGTGGGCCGGTACTGCCCGACCCTGGCAATCCGCACATGAGCAAGGATCAGCAACAGCAGCTTGGGTTGCAGGCAGCGGGGCAGGTCTATCAGCAGATGCCGGTGCTGCCGGACTCGAGCCCGGAGACGCAATATATCCGGAAGCTGGGGATGCGGCTGGTTGCACAGATTCCGCCGGATCGCTCGTGGCCGTTTGAGTTCCACGTGGTGGCGCAGAAGGAGATCAACGCGTTTGCGCTGCCGGGCGGGCAGATGTTCGTGAACATCGGGACCATTGAGGCGGCGGCGAATGAGGCGCAGCTTGCGGGCGTGATGGGGCATGAGATGTCGCATGTGTATATGCAGCACTCGGCCAAGCAGCAGTACAAGGCGGAGTGGACAGAGGGGCTGGCGGGGCTGGCGGGTGCGGTGCTGGGCAGCCGCGGCGGGATGGTGGGCCAGCTGGGACAGATGGGCACACAGTATGGCGCTGGCCTGATGATGCTGAAGTACTCGCGGACCGATGAGGCCCAGGCGGATGCGGTAGGCGCGATGATTCTGTACAAGGCTGGCTATGATCCCCGGCAGCTTGCTGAATTTTTCAGAATGCTGGAAGCGCAGGGTGGAGCGCCGCCGCAGTTCCTCAGCGACCATCCGAGCCCAGGTAACCGCCTGGACGCGATCAAGAAGGAAGTTGCGGCGTGGCCGCCGCATAAGTACCTTGGCGACTCTCCTGATTTCGCGCAGGTGCGCCAGCATGCAAAGGGCGTGAAGTCGTATAACGCGCAGGAGATTGAGGCGGGAGCGAAGAACAAGCAGTGGGAGTCATTCAACAAGAGCCACGGTGCGGTGTTCAATGGGCCGCAGCCGGTGAATGGGACTGCGCAGGGAACGGAGCAGGCGCAGGGATCGCAGGGGGCTCCGTCGCAACAGAGTCCAGTGAACGCGCAGAGGGGAACCATAGCGTGGTCGCAGGTTGCGCCGAGCGATCGCTACCAGATGGTGGATCTCGGGCCGATCCATATTGCGCACCCTGAGAACTGGAACGTAATCGCGCCGAAGAAGCAGGGGCAGTCGATCACCATTGCGCCGGCCGCTGCTGTTGCGGGCGATGGCGTGGGCTATGGGGTTGTGATCAATGGCGCTGCACCCAAGCAGCAGGGCATGTCGATCGATGCGCTGACCGATGAGCTGGTGAACACGTTCCAAAGCGGCCAGGCCGGCATGAAGAAGATTGGCAGCACAAGGACGGTGCAGGTTGCGGGCGTCACTGGCCGCAGCGTGCAGATGCAGTCGCCCTCGCCGATTCCCGATGCGAACGGGAAGCCGCAGAACGAGCGGGATCAACTGGTCACGGTTCCGCAGCCGGATGGTTCGGTGATCTTCCTGGTGTTCGTTGCGCCGGAGTCGCAGTTTGAGCAGCTTCACTCGGCGTTCAACAAGATCCTGAGCAGCGTGTCGATCGATAAGGATTAG
- a CDS encoding CDP-alcohol phosphatidyltransferase family protein, whose protein sequence is MSTHSAVSVMGSATAAQRINRSLTAAAEKRALEWMASRAPRWVTSDQLTILGLAAQIAAGGCYALARFNHFWLIGACLCLALNWLGDSMDGTLARVRNQQRPRYGFYVDHIVDILGSVALMSGMALSGLVHPQIAITMLIAFLVLSAESYLATHALGRFEMSQGIFGPTEIRILLIIGNLALLRSPYSHLFGHTWLLFDVGGLLATIGMAAMALVTAARHTAELYRQEPLP, encoded by the coding sequence ATGAGCACGCACTCCGCAGTCTCAGTCATGGGCTCCGCCACCGCCGCGCAGCGCATCAACCGTTCGCTCACAGCAGCCGCAGAAAAGCGCGCACTCGAATGGATGGCCAGCCGAGCGCCGCGCTGGGTCACCTCCGACCAACTCACTATCCTCGGCCTCGCCGCCCAGATCGCCGCCGGAGGCTGCTACGCGCTCGCTCGCTTCAACCACTTTTGGCTCATCGGCGCTTGCCTCTGCCTCGCCCTAAACTGGCTCGGCGATAGCATGGACGGCACCCTCGCCCGCGTTCGCAACCAGCAGCGCCCGCGCTATGGCTTCTACGTCGATCACATCGTCGATATCCTCGGATCCGTTGCGCTCATGTCGGGCATGGCGCTCTCCGGCCTGGTCCATCCACAAATTGCTATCACCATGCTGATCGCGTTTCTCGTGCTCTCGGCCGAGAGCTATCTCGCTACCCATGCGCTCGGGCGATTCGAAATGTCGCAGGGAATCTTCGGCCCGACCGAAATCCGCATTCTCCTCATCATCGGCAACCTGGCCCTGCTGCGCAGCCCATATTCCCATCTCTTCGGCCACACCTGGCTGCTTTTCGATGTGGGCGGCCTCCTCGCAACCATCGGCATGGCCGCCATGGCTCTGGTCACCGCCGCCCGCCACACTGCCGAACTCTACCGCCAGGAACCGCTTCCCTGA
- a CDS encoding peptidoglycan-binding domain-containing protein, giving the protein MKSFRAVISLFAAAFLIAAPAIAATTTTHHTSSHKSSSHSKSKAKSAKSHKLHGQQAIDAERVTEIQQALIREHYLTGDANGVWDSTTQAAMQKFQADQGWQTKLMPDSRALVKLGLGPDYSTAINAKDVASAAPPATSSSTIPAPQTAGFAAAAGVNK; this is encoded by the coding sequence ATGAAGTCCTTTCGAGCAGTCATTTCTCTTTTTGCAGCTGCATTCCTGATCGCGGCGCCCGCCATTGCAGCAACGACCACCACTCACCACACCTCGTCCCACAAGTCGTCGAGCCACAGTAAGTCGAAGGCCAAATCGGCCAAATCCCACAAACTTCACGGGCAGCAAGCCATTGACGCTGAGCGGGTTACTGAGATCCAGCAGGCGCTCATCCGTGAGCACTACCTCACGGGCGATGCCAACGGCGTGTGGGACTCGACCACCCAGGCTGCCATGCAGAAGTTTCAGGCTGACCAGGGCTGGCAGACCAAGCTGATGCCCGACTCCCGCGCCCTCGTGAAGCTCGGACTTGGCCCCGACTACTCTACCGCTATCAATGCCAAGGACGTAGCCTCCGCCGCCCCTCCGGCCACCTCCTCCAGCACCATTCCCGCCCCCCAGACGGCCGGATTCGCCGCCGCCGCGGGCGTGAACAAGTAG
- a CDS encoding trypsin-like peptidase domain-containing protein produces the protein MKSLIERLRTRRLASIFVLLSTLSVAIVGGSFLAHGVRGQEKQNSSTDATPLKVSNSNLPSNEFQNVFAKIAKQVGPAVVNINTQTLPKQSANRPGRRFHGRNMPNPQAPPDGDDDQDGGQGGQGGQGGDQGQQGFQDFFNRFFGQQGPDGDDDGGGQVRESLGSGFIVDAKGYIITNNHVVDKADKIYVKLSTDPDSQDLGRPARVIGVDKATDLAVIKIDAPSALPTVKLGNSEQVQVGDWVEAIGSPFALAQTVTAGIISAKNRTIEPGASGQFQHFLQTDAAINPGNSGGPLLNMAGEVIGVNTAIYTQSAGYQGIGFAMPSNTVVDIYNDLISPSHKVVRGSIGIQFKQGLSGAVNRVYGFKNGVLVQQVQPNGPAAKAGLKPGDIITTIDGRQIKDGDDLVSEIASRRPGSSIRLGFVRDGKPQDATVTIGDRDQVFADLGNPQRNDQPEEGGNAGESKLGIMVRDVSPEMANKIKHPGVVVQSVRTGSFADLQGLEPGLVIIRINKQDTGNRDQFNAVVSKLKSGDDVVFEVVDPRHPELGINYVGGTLQ, from the coding sequence ATGAAATCGCTTATCGAACGGCTGCGCACACGCCGTCTCGCCTCGATCTTCGTACTTCTCAGCACTCTCTCTGTGGCAATTGTGGGCGGCTCCTTCCTCGCCCACGGAGTGCGCGGGCAGGAGAAACAGAACAGCTCCACCGACGCCACCCCTCTCAAGGTCTCCAACTCAAATCTCCCAAGCAATGAGTTCCAGAACGTCTTCGCCAAAATCGCGAAGCAGGTCGGACCGGCAGTGGTGAACATCAACACCCAGACACTGCCCAAGCAGTCCGCCAACCGTCCCGGCCGGCGCTTCCACGGCCGCAACATGCCCAATCCGCAGGCCCCTCCTGACGGCGATGACGATCAGGACGGCGGTCAGGGTGGCCAGGGTGGTCAGGGCGGCGACCAGGGACAGCAGGGATTCCAGGACTTCTTCAACCGCTTCTTCGGCCAGCAGGGTCCTGATGGCGATGACGACGGCGGCGGCCAGGTCCGCGAGTCGCTCGGCTCCGGCTTCATCGTCGACGCCAAGGGCTACATCATCACCAACAACCACGTGGTCGACAAAGCCGACAAGATCTACGTCAAGCTGTCCACCGACCCCGACTCCCAGGACCTCGGCCGTCCAGCGCGCGTGATCGGCGTCGACAAGGCCACCGACCTCGCGGTCATCAAGATCGACGCCCCCTCGGCCCTCCCCACCGTCAAGCTCGGCAACAGCGAGCAGGTGCAGGTTGGCGATTGGGTTGAAGCCATCGGCAGCCCCTTCGCCCTTGCCCAGACCGTCACTGCCGGCATCATCTCGGCCAAAAACCGCACCATCGAGCCCGGCGCCAGCGGCCAGTTCCAGCACTTCCTCCAGACGGACGCGGCCATCAATCCCGGCAACTCCGGCGGCCCGCTCCTCAACATGGCCGGTGAAGTCATCGGCGTCAACACCGCCATCTACACCCAGAGCGCCGGCTACCAGGGCATCGGCTTCGCCATGCCCTCCAACACCGTCGTCGACATCTACAACGACCTCATCTCGCCCAGCCACAAGGTGGTGCGCGGCTCCATCGGCATCCAGTTCAAGCAAGGCCTCAGTGGCGCGGTTAACCGCGTCTACGGCTTCAAGAACGGCGTGCTGGTCCAGCAGGTGCAGCCCAACGGCCCCGCCGCCAAGGCAGGCCTCAAGCCCGGCGACATCATCACCACCATCGACGGCCGACAGATTAAGGATGGCGACGATCTCGTCAGCGAGATCGCCAGCCGCCGGCCCGGCTCCTCCATCCGCCTCGGCTTCGTCCGCGACGGCAAGCCCCAGGACGCCACCGTCACCATCGGTGACCGCGACCAGGTCTTCGCCGACCTCGGCAACCCGCAACGGAACGATCAGCCCGAAGAGGGCGGCAACGCCGGCGAAAGCAAGCTCGGCATCATGGTCCGCGACGTCTCTCCGGAAATGGCCAACAAGATCAAGCACCCCGGCGTCGTCGTTCAGTCCGTACGCACCGGCTCCTTTGCCGATCTCCAGGGGCTCGAGCCCGGCCTGGTGATCATTCGCATCAACAAGCAGGACACCGGCAATCGCGACCAGTTCAACGCCGTCGTCAGCAAGCTAAAATCCGGCGATGACGTGGTCTTCGAGGTCGTGGATCCACGCCATCCCGAACTCGGAATCAACTACGTAGGCGGCACTTTGCAATAA
- a CDS encoding M23 family metallopeptidase has protein sequence MRSPSVVVKLLSLPLLVVLAGCGGKPSIDVPASLTSIGQATPVSVVVHDKHGVSKVTATLEQNGAQYPAWQSSAATKDADSTFNFTVGAKTTPQLKEGKAKLIVEATSAGFGHGSARVEREVSVVTQPPTVSADSDQHYLYRGMADLATLNVTGSYTAAGVRVGEQVFRAWPMPGGKPGLFSLYAFAWNMPDGTSPVVFASNGAGNDVTTPLTVIFPKKEQPVYTQHQIQVTDQFMNKVLGELDPNGTGDPVARFVKINSEMRKANNKTLSDLRLKTADHWLFSQTFARQANSAAEATFADNRAYIYHGQKIDQQTHLGYDLAVTQHVGVEASNDGRVVWAAPLGIYGNCVVVDHGYGLQTIYGHMSRIDVHEGDMVKRSQVMGLSGMTGMAGGDHIHFAMQLDGVQIDPKEWWDPHWIQDHVARRVELPGFSVSAAAAAPAPRSHHAGHKRR, from the coding sequence GTGCGATCCCCCAGTGTTGTTGTGAAACTGCTCTCGTTGCCGCTGCTCGTTGTTCTTGCCGGATGCGGCGGTAAGCCTTCCATTGATGTGCCTGCTTCGCTCACTTCGATCGGGCAGGCGACGCCGGTGAGTGTGGTCGTGCATGACAAGCATGGGGTGAGTAAGGTGACCGCTACGCTGGAACAGAACGGCGCGCAGTATCCGGCGTGGCAATCGAGCGCGGCGACGAAGGATGCCGATTCGACGTTCAACTTCACGGTGGGCGCGAAGACGACTCCACAGCTCAAAGAGGGCAAGGCGAAGCTGATTGTGGAGGCGACGTCTGCGGGGTTCGGGCATGGCTCGGCGCGCGTGGAGCGCGAGGTGAGCGTGGTGACGCAGCCGCCGACTGTGAGCGCCGACTCGGACCAGCACTATCTCTATCGCGGCATGGCCGATCTGGCGACGCTGAATGTCACAGGGTCGTATACGGCAGCGGGCGTGCGCGTGGGAGAGCAGGTGTTTCGCGCATGGCCAATGCCGGGAGGTAAGCCGGGGCTCTTCTCCTTGTATGCGTTTGCCTGGAACATGCCGGACGGGACGTCGCCGGTGGTGTTTGCTTCGAACGGCGCGGGGAACGATGTGACCACGCCGCTGACGGTGATCTTCCCGAAGAAGGAGCAGCCGGTTTATACGCAGCACCAGATCCAGGTGACGGACCAGTTTATGAATAAGGTGCTGGGCGAACTGGATCCGAATGGGACGGGCGATCCGGTGGCGCGGTTTGTGAAGATCAACAGCGAGATGCGCAAGGCGAATAACAAGACGTTGTCGGATTTGCGGTTGAAGACGGCGGATCACTGGCTGTTCTCGCAGACGTTTGCGCGGCAGGCCAACTCGGCTGCCGAGGCTACGTTTGCGGACAATCGCGCTTACATCTATCACGGGCAGAAGATCGATCAGCAGACGCACCTGGGATACGACCTGGCGGTTACGCAGCATGTGGGCGTGGAGGCGTCGAATGACGGGCGCGTGGTTTGGGCCGCTCCGCTGGGTATTTACGGCAACTGCGTCGTTGTGGATCACGGGTATGGCTTGCAGACGATTTACGGGCACATGAGCCGGATCGATGTGCACGAAGGCGACATGGTGAAGCGGAGCCAGGTGATGGGCCTAAGCGGCATGACGGGCATGGCGGGGGGCGATCACATCCACTTTGCGATGCAACTGGATGGAGTGCAGATCGATCCGAAGGAGTGGTGGGATCCGCACTGGATTCAGGATCATGTTGCGCGGCGAGTAGAGTTGCCTGGATTCAGTGTGAGCGCAGCGGCGGCGGCTCCCGCGCCGAGGTCACATCATGCTGGGCACAAGCGGCGGTGA